The Streptomyces sp. NBC_01197 genome window below encodes:
- the atpA gene encoding F0F1 ATP synthase subunit alpha, with the protein MAELTIRPEEIRDALENFVQSYKPDAASREEVGTVSVAGDGIAKIEGLPSAMANELLKFEDGTLGLALNLEEREIGAVVLGEFSGIEEGQPVQRTGEVLSVGVGEGYLGRVVDPLGNPIDGLGEIATDGRRALELQAPGVMVRKSVHEPMQTGYKAVDAMVPIGRGQRQLIIGDRQTGKTALAVDTIINQRDNWRSGDEKKQVRCIYVAIGQKGSTIASVRGALEEAGALEYTTIVAAPASDPAGFKYLAPYTGSAIGQHWMYAGKHVLIIFDDLSKQADAYRAVSLLLRRPPGREAYPGDVFYLHSRLLERCAKLSDDMGAGSMTGLPIVETKANDVSAFIPTNVISITDGQCFLESDLFNAGQRPALNVGISVSRVGGSAQHKAMRQVSGRLRVDLAQYRELEAFAAFGSDLDAASKASLERGKRMVELLKQGQYQPMPVEEQVVSVWSGTTGKMDDVPVEDIRRFEEELLDHLRRERKELLTSIREGAKMSDDTVTAIGDAVAAFKRQFETSDGKLLGEDAPAVSASK; encoded by the coding sequence ATGGCGGAGCTCACGATCCGGCCGGAGGAGATCCGGGATGCGCTGGAGAACTTTGTCCAGTCGTACAAGCCGGACGCGGCCTCGCGCGAGGAGGTCGGTACGGTCAGCGTGGCCGGCGACGGTATCGCCAAGATCGAGGGTCTTCCCTCGGCCATGGCGAACGAGCTGCTGAAGTTCGAGGACGGCACGCTCGGTCTTGCGCTGAACCTGGAAGAGCGCGAGATCGGTGCTGTTGTACTCGGTGAGTTCAGCGGTATCGAGGAGGGCCAGCCGGTGCAGCGCACCGGTGAGGTGCTCTCGGTCGGTGTAGGCGAGGGCTACCTCGGCCGCGTTGTCGACCCGCTCGGCAACCCGATCGACGGCCTCGGCGAGATCGCGACCGACGGCCGCCGTGCGCTGGAGCTGCAGGCTCCCGGCGTCATGGTGCGTAAGTCGGTGCACGAGCCGATGCAGACCGGCTACAAGGCTGTCGACGCGATGGTGCCGATCGGCCGTGGCCAGCGTCAGCTGATCATCGGCGACCGCCAGACCGGCAAGACCGCCCTGGCCGTCGACACGATCATCAACCAGCGCGACAACTGGCGCTCCGGCGACGAGAAGAAGCAGGTCCGCTGCATCTACGTCGCCATCGGCCAGAAGGGCTCCACCATCGCGTCCGTGCGCGGTGCGTTGGAGGAGGCGGGCGCCCTGGAGTACACGACGATCGTCGCTGCTCCGGCTTCCGACCCGGCCGGCTTCAAGTACCTGGCTCCGTACACCGGTTCGGCCATCGGCCAGCACTGGATGTACGCGGGCAAGCACGTCCTGATCATCTTCGACGACCTCTCGAAGCAGGCCGACGCCTACCGCGCCGTATCGCTTCTGCTGCGCCGCCCCCCGGGCCGTGAGGCCTACCCGGGTGACGTCTTCTACCTGCACTCCCGTCTGCTGGAGCGCTGCGCGAAGCTCTCCGACGACATGGGTGCCGGTTCGATGACGGGCCTCCCGATCGTCGAGACCAAGGCGAACGACGTGTCGGCGTTCATTCCGACCAACGTCATCTCCATCACCGACGGTCAGTGCTTCCTGGAGTCCGACCTGTTCAACGCCGGCCAGCGGCCCGCGCTCAACGTCGGTATCTCGGTCTCCCGTGTCGGTGGTTCGGCTCAGCACAAGGCCATGCGCCAGGTGTCCGGCCGACTCCGTGTGGACCTCGCCCAGTACCGCGAGCTGGAGGCGTTCGCCGCCTTCGGTTCCGACCTGGACGCGGCTTCCAAGGCCTCGCTGGAGCGCGGTAAGCGCATGGTCGAGCTGCTGAAGCAGGGCCAGTACCAGCCGATGCCCGTCGAGGAGCAGGTCGTCTCCGTCTGGTCCGGCACCACCGGCAAGATGGACGACGTACCGGTCGAGGACATCCGCCGCTTCGAGGAAGAGCTGCTGGACCACCTGCGCCGCGAGCGCAAGGAACTCCTCACCTCCATCCGCGAGGGCGCCAAGATGTCGGACGACACAGTGACCGCGATCGGCGACGCTGTCGCAGCGTTCAAGCGGCAGTTCGAGACCTCGGACGGCAAGCTCCTCGGCGAGGACGCGCCGGCCGTCAGCGCCTCCAAGTGA
- a CDS encoding F0F1 ATP synthase subunit delta has protein sequence MNGASREALAAARERLEALTDTPSVDAAQLADQLAQVTGLLDREVTLRRVLTEPAQEGEAKAELVGRLLAGQVDSPAADLVAGMVRSRWSRSRDLVDSVEELAATADLTAAQQSGALDDVEDELFRFGRIVESSPALRSALTDRAATVAAKTELLRSLLGGRANPVTERLVVRLVTHPRGRSLETGLQTLSKLAAARRDRVVAVVTSAVPLTDGQKQRLGAALAKLYGRQMHLNLDVDPEVLGGISVRVGDEVIDGTIAERLDEASRRLAG, from the coding sequence ATGAACGGTGCGAGCCGCGAGGCGCTGGCCGCTGCACGCGAGCGTCTCGAGGCGCTGACCGACACCCCGTCGGTCGACGCCGCGCAGCTCGCGGACCAGCTGGCACAGGTCACCGGGCTGCTCGACCGCGAGGTGACCCTGCGCCGGGTCCTCACCGAGCCGGCGCAGGAGGGCGAGGCCAAGGCCGAGCTGGTCGGACGGCTGCTGGCCGGACAGGTGGACAGCCCCGCTGCCGACCTGGTCGCCGGTATGGTCCGTTCCCGCTGGTCGCGTTCGCGCGACCTGGTCGACTCGGTGGAGGAGCTCGCAGCCACCGCCGATCTGACCGCGGCCCAGCAGTCCGGTGCACTGGACGACGTCGAGGACGAACTGTTCCGGTTCGGCCGGATCGTCGAGTCGAGCCCCGCACTGCGCTCCGCGCTCACCGACCGTGCGGCGACAGTCGCCGCCAAGACGGAGCTGCTGCGCAGCCTGCTCGGAGGCCGGGCCAACCCGGTGACCGAGCGCCTGGTCGTGCGTCTCGTGACGCACCCGAGGGGACGTAGCCTGGAAACGGGTCTGCAGACCCTGTCCAAGCTCGCTGCCGCACGCCGGGACCGTGTCGTCGCCGTTGTCACATCGGCGGTGCCGCTCACCGACGGGCAGAAGCAGCGTCTCGGCGCCGCGCTGGCGAAGCTTTACGGCCGCCAGATGCACCTGAACCTGGACGTGGACCCCGAGGTCCTCGGCGGGATCTCGGTGCGGGTCGGCGACGAGGTCATCGACGGCACCATCGCCGAACGTCTCGACGAGGCGTCCCGGCGGCTCGCCGGCTGA
- a CDS encoding F0F1 ATP synthase subunit B, giving the protein MMLFLAEGGSENPLIPNTAELIVGLLCFFIVFGFLGKKLLPNIQKTLNERQDAIEGGLERAAEAQAEATQTLEQYKAQLAEARHEAARLRQEATEQGATIIEEMRAEGQRQREEIVAAGHAQIETDRKATAAALRQDVGKLATELAGKLVGESLEDHARQSRTVDRFLDDLEGSASKAEAAR; this is encoded by the coding sequence ATGATGCTCTTCCTGGCGGAGGGGGGCTCCGAGAACCCGCTCATCCCCAATACGGCGGAACTGATTGTCGGCCTGCTCTGCTTCTTCATCGTCTTCGGCTTCCTCGGAAAGAAGCTTCTGCCGAACATCCAGAAGACTCTGAACGAGCGGCAGGACGCGATCGAGGGCGGTCTGGAGCGGGCGGCCGAGGCTCAGGCCGAGGCGACCCAGACGCTTGAGCAGTACAAGGCCCAGCTCGCCGAGGCCAGGCACGAGGCCGCGCGCCTCCGCCAGGAAGCGACCGAGCAGGGCGCCACGATCATCGAGGAGATGCGGGCGGAAGGCCAGCGGCAGCGCGAGGAGATCGTCGCCGCGGGTCACGCCCAGATCGAGACGGACCGCAAGGCCACGGCCGCCGCGCTCCGTCAGGACGTGGGCAAGCTCGCGACCGAGCTGGCCGGAAAGCTTGTCGGCGAGTCCCTTGAGGACCACGCCCGGCAGAGCCGTACGGTCGACCGCTTCCTCGACGACCTCGAGGGCAGCGCTTCGAAGGCCGAGGCCGCGCGATGA
- the atpE gene encoding ATP synthase F0 subunit C: MSADLVNLAASTVPGRMGAIAYGLAAIGPGIGIGVVFGHSIEAMARQPEAMPIIRTNMFLGFALCEVLALLGLVVPFVFSS; encoded by the coding sequence ATGTCTGCCGACCTTGTTAACCTCGCCGCTTCCACCGTCCCCGGCCGCATGGGCGCCATCGCCTATGGTCTCGCCGCGATCGGCCCCGGCATCGGCATCGGCGTCGTCTTCGGCCACTCCATCGAGGCCATGGCCCGCCAGCCCGAGGCCATGCCGATCATCCGCACCAACATGTTCCTGGGCTTCGCCCTCTGTGAGGTGCTCGCGCTGCTCGGTCTGGTCGTTCCCTTTGTCTTCAGCAGCTGA
- the atpB gene encoding F0F1 ATP synthase subunit A, translating to MSAQTLLAESGCHINADCAFPAPGLHSFDFKPIFSIGSFDFTKPMLLAIICMLLVVGFFWAAFNKPKLVPGKLQLVGEIGYTFVARSIAREVIGKKGDKYVPFLTSIFFFVWIMNLMSVIPLAQFPSTARFAYPVVLALLVWVTYMFLTFKKHGFAGGIKNLVWLEGLPKPIAPLIVVLEFLQKVILQPFTLAVRLWANMFAGHMLIVMFSVASWYLLTPSLLSAVAGGSFLLALAMTALEVLIQFLQAYIFTLLASIYIGGALEEGH from the coding sequence GTGAGTGCCCAAACGCTGCTCGCTGAAAGCGGGTGCCATATCAATGCGGACTGCGCGTTCCCGGCGCCGGGCCTCCACTCGTTCGACTTCAAGCCGATCTTCAGCATCGGAAGCTTCGACTTCACGAAGCCGATGCTCCTCGCGATCATCTGCATGCTGCTCGTGGTCGGCTTCTTCTGGGCCGCGTTCAACAAGCCGAAGCTTGTGCCCGGGAAACTGCAGTTGGTCGGCGAGATCGGCTACACCTTCGTGGCCCGTAGCATCGCGCGGGAAGTGATCGGCAAGAAGGGCGACAAGTACGTCCCTTTCCTCACGTCGATCTTCTTCTTCGTGTGGATCATGAACCTGATGTCGGTCATCCCGCTGGCGCAGTTCCCCTCCACGGCACGCTTCGCGTACCCGGTGGTGCTCGCGCTCCTGGTGTGGGTCACCTACATGTTCCTGACGTTCAAGAAGCACGGTTTCGCCGGCGGCATCAAGAACCTGGTGTGGCTCGAAGGGCTTCCCAAGCCCATCGCGCCGCTCATTGTGGTCCTGGAGTTCCTGCAGAAGGTCATTCTGCAGCCGTTCACCCTCGCGGTGCGGCTGTGGGCCAACATGTTCGCCGGACACATGCTGATCGTCATGTTCAGTGTGGCCAGCTGGTACCTGCTGACGCCGTCGCTCCTGTCGGCCGTCGCAGGCGGCTCGTTCCTGCTGGCGCTCGCCATGACCGCCCTTGAGGTGCTGATCCAGTTCCTCCAGGCCTACATCTTCACGCTGCTCGCCTCCATCTACATCGGCGGAGCGCTCGAAGAGGGTCACTGA